The nucleotide sequence TGGATAAGAAAAAGGCGAAAGAATACATAGAAGGTGTCGAGAAAACCAAGCTCAAGGAGTACAAGGTAAATATCAAAATAGATAAGTTTTTGCGGGAATTTATTATCAAAGGCGGATTTGATGTTTGAATATCTGAAAAGTCTTGTATGAATACGCGGCGGTTATAATGAGACCCATTGGTTTCTAACACATTATCCTGGGAACAGCGTAAGCTCTTGCAGATTTCCGATAAGGTCATGGAAAAGAATTCAAGTCGCGAGTATTCTGAGACGTTTACCAATTCTGCAGAGTTCGGAATTATCAGCCAACGCGAGTTTTTTGACAAGGATATTTCCAACGAGGAGAACATCGATGGCTACTATATCGTCAAGAACGATGATTTCGTTTACAACCCGCGCATTTCAACATTCGCACCTGTTGGCCCGATAAAACGTAACAAATTGGGTAGAGACGGCG is from uncultured Sphaerochaeta sp. and encodes:
- a CDS encoding restriction endonuclease subunit S; this encodes MVSNTLSWEQRKLLQISDKVMEKNSSREYSETFTNSAEFGIISQREFFDKDISNEENIDGYYIVKNDDFVYNPRISTFAPVGPIKRNKLGRDGVMSPLYYVFRTHDIDPTYLEHFFTTTGWHKFMKLNGDSGARSDRFSIKDSVFREMPLPYPSIYEQGKIGEFFDVITNLITLHQREPN